In one window of Agromyces badenianii DNA:
- a CDS encoding ATP-binding protein gives MREWSAPALPAGWTTSGQPPFVARHEEVAALDAAWTDALAGAGRAVFVSGEAGSGKSRLVSEVCTRLSADGAAVLTGSCIQEFGAPFEPFDEPLRVLLPAYREDAAEASAVETVELLERVLERTGQDAADRSIGQERVFAAVVEVLRAAATSRPLVLALDDLHWAGPAAVQLLGRVVEGTTDARVLLLGTLRNSPPDRSDTLADSLAPLTRLTGVHRVELVPFTVEEIADYVEIRAGISRAGARESAEVLRELTGGNPFLLRAMWRPVVEAERQGSRRVIELPDSAGDLVRSRIALLDPAQRTVLQLAAVLGQEVDAGEMIGISETSVDVTLEALDAAARAGLIEAPREAGDRYRFPHAIARQAVIELIPNALVLRTHARIAQVLEADFPTAPRLIQRLAYHYTAARALGFGDRAVTYLTRAAELAEGRFAYEDSGRLFEHAAEISPDTDERAELLLRAADNWDLAADTARSRAICEQVLAAGTPRLRLRAAIRFEDASWRPGLPGHRALDLLSSALAGIPHDDGDPLYIEALGSLARATAFTGAVDEGERIGDRAVALARGHGDAQVLAANLRATATLTLRPRELTKRLARTTELTRLVRPVGTEWLGAAALWRAGLSYLTGDRAGMDESERDLVEVNRRWGRHWEYWDACLRYARAFVAGRLDEAATACRRAQRQETAFRGDATSTASAVQSYMVRRESGGLERLRGLITGEESPADRWAPGLLAIYTELELDSPAQRLLDWMLEHSGPDAADSSDWPARLAFMAEAALRLGDRAAAERLHPWLEEYAGLNLMSGMFVALFGGADCYLGEIESLCGTGSPIERFDAALDLAERAEAPLHVAEALAAKAAHLRRSDPASPAAQALASRALAIAEPAGLVRVMRSLGVGGAASARLAGGLTDREREVIGLIAEGRSNRDIAAALVISEHTAANHVRNILTKTGAVNRTQAAMFAREHGLAGGGLAGG, from the coding sequence ATGCGGGAATGGTCCGCCCCGGCGCTGCCGGCGGGTTGGACGACCTCCGGCCAGCCACCGTTCGTCGCTCGACACGAAGAGGTCGCCGCGCTCGACGCGGCGTGGACCGATGCGCTCGCGGGCGCCGGCCGCGCGGTCTTCGTGAGCGGCGAGGCGGGCTCTGGCAAGTCGCGGCTCGTGAGCGAGGTCTGCACCCGGCTGAGCGCCGACGGCGCGGCGGTGCTCACGGGCTCGTGCATCCAGGAGTTCGGGGCGCCGTTCGAGCCGTTCGACGAGCCCCTGCGCGTGCTGCTGCCCGCGTACCGAGAGGATGCCGCCGAGGCATCCGCTGTCGAAACGGTCGAGTTGCTCGAACGCGTGCTCGAACGCACCGGTCAGGATGCCGCGGACCGCTCGATCGGCCAGGAGCGCGTGTTCGCCGCGGTGGTCGAGGTGCTGCGCGCGGCCGCGACGAGCCGCCCGCTCGTGCTGGCGCTCGACGACCTGCACTGGGCGGGGCCGGCGGCGGTGCAGCTGCTCGGCCGGGTCGTCGAGGGCACGACCGATGCCCGCGTGCTGCTGCTCGGCACCCTGCGCAACTCGCCCCCCGACCGCTCCGACACGCTCGCCGATTCCCTTGCACCGCTCACCCGACTGACCGGGGTGCACCGCGTCGAACTCGTTCCCTTCACCGTTGAGGAGATCGCCGACTACGTCGAGATCCGCGCCGGCATCTCGCGCGCCGGCGCTCGCGAGTCGGCCGAGGTGCTGCGCGAGCTCACGGGCGGCAACCCGTTCCTGCTGCGGGCGATGTGGCGCCCGGTCGTCGAGGCCGAGCGGCAGGGCAGCCGCCGCGTCATCGAGCTGCCCGACTCCGCCGGCGATCTGGTGAGATCGCGCATCGCGCTGCTCGACCCCGCGCAGCGAACGGTGCTGCAGCTCGCGGCCGTGCTCGGCCAGGAGGTCGATGCGGGCGAGATGATCGGCATCAGCGAGACATCCGTCGATGTCACGCTCGAGGCGCTGGATGCGGCGGCGCGCGCCGGCCTGATCGAGGCGCCGCGCGAGGCGGGCGACCGCTACCGGTTCCCGCACGCGATCGCGCGCCAGGCGGTCATCGAGCTCATCCCGAACGCGCTGGTGCTGCGCACGCACGCCCGGATCGCGCAAGTGCTCGAGGCGGACTTCCCGACCGCGCCCCGGTTGATCCAGAGGCTCGCCTACCACTACACCGCCGCGCGGGCCCTGGGGTTCGGCGACCGTGCCGTCACCTACCTCACCCGGGCCGCCGAACTCGCCGAGGGCCGCTTCGCCTACGAGGACTCCGGTCGCCTGTTCGAGCACGCGGCCGAGATCTCGCCCGACACCGACGAGCGAGCCGAGCTGCTGCTGCGGGCGGCCGACAATTGGGATCTCGCGGCCGACACCGCGAGATCGCGCGCGATCTGCGAGCAGGTGCTCGCCGCGGGCACGCCGCGGCTGCGTCTTCGTGCGGCGATCAGGTTCGAGGATGCCTCGTGGCGGCCGGGCCTGCCAGGCCATCGCGCGCTCGACCTGCTGTCGTCGGCACTCGCGGGGATTCCGCACGACGACGGCGATCCGCTGTACATCGAGGCACTCGGCTCGCTCGCGCGCGCGACCGCATTCACCGGCGCGGTCGACGAGGGTGAGCGCATCGGCGACCGAGCAGTCGCCCTCGCCCGCGGCCACGGCGACGCCCAGGTGCTCGCCGCGAACCTCCGCGCGACGGCGACACTGACGCTCCGACCTCGTGAGCTCACGAAGCGGCTCGCGCGCACGACAGAGCTGACCCGACTGGTTCGACCGGTCGGCACGGAGTGGCTCGGCGCCGCGGCCCTGTGGCGCGCGGGGCTCTCGTACCTAACCGGTGATCGCGCCGGAATGGACGAGTCGGAGCGCGATCTCGTCGAGGTCAACCGGCGTTGGGGGCGGCACTGGGAGTACTGGGACGCGTGCCTGCGCTACGCGAGGGCATTCGTCGCGGGCCGCCTCGACGAGGCTGCAACCGCGTGCCGGCGCGCGCAGCGTCAGGAGACCGCGTTCCGGGGCGATGCGACCTCCACGGCGAGCGCGGTGCAGAGCTACATGGTGCGCCGCGAGTCGGGCGGGCTCGAGCGCTTGCGCGGCCTCATCACCGGCGAGGAGTCACCGGCCGACCGCTGGGCGCCCGGACTGCTCGCGATCTACACCGAGCTCGAACTCGACAGCCCCGCACAGCGCCTGCTCGATTGGATGCTCGAGCACAGCGGCCCCGACGCGGCCGACTCGAGCGACTGGCCCGCGCGTCTCGCGTTCATGGCCGAGGCCGCGCTTCGGCTCGGCGACCGCGCGGCGGCCGAGCGCCTGCATCCGTGGCTCGAGGAGTATGCCGGGCTGAACCTCATGTCGGGCATGTTCGTCGCCCTCTTCGGCGGCGCCGACTGCTATCTCGGCGAGATCGAGTCGCTCTGCGGCACCGGTTCGCCGATCGAGCGCTTCGACGCAGCCCTCGACCTCGCCGAGCGCGCCGAGGCACCGCTGCACGTCGCGGAGGCGCTCGCGGCGAAGGCCGCTCACCTACGCCGGTCCGATCCCGCCTCGCCCGCCGCGCAGGCGCTCGCGAGCCGCGCACTGGCGATCGCCGAGCCCGCTGGCCTGGTGCGAGTGATGCGATCACTCGGCGTCGGCGGGGCGGCATCCGCTCGCCTTGCCGGCGGGCTCACCGATCGGGAACGGGAGGTCATCGGGCTCATCGCCGAGGGGCGCAGCAATCGCGACATCGCCGCGGCGCTCGTGATCAGCGAGCACACGGCGGCGAACCACGTGCGCAACATCCTCACGAAGACCGGTGCGGTCAATCGCACGCAGGCGGCGATGTTCGCGCGCGAGCACGGGCTCGCGGGCGGCGGGCTCGCGGGCGGTTAG
- a CDS encoding DUF4242 domain-containing protein codes for MPYFIIERNYAEDVPVPLEAAADINLINDEEDVRWLYSFLSVDRRKSYCLYEAASMEAIRAAAVRAGMPADVITEVDGRMMPTGNLAAVS; via the coding sequence ATGCCGTACTTCATCATCGAGCGCAACTACGCCGAAGACGTTCCGGTGCCGCTCGAGGCCGCCGCCGACATCAACCTCATCAACGATGAAGAAGACGTGCGGTGGCTCTACTCCTTCCTGTCGGTCGACCGTCGCAAGAGCTACTGCCTCTACGAGGCGGCGTCGATGGAGGCGATCCGCGCGGCGGCCGTGCGCGCCGGCATGCCCGCCGACGTCATCACCGAAGTCGACGGTCGCATGATGCCGACCGGCAACCTCGCCGCGGTGAGCTAA
- a CDS encoding NAD-dependent epimerase/dehydratase family protein — translation MRIVIVGATGNIGTAILRRLHQGGESQGRHTLGSDIAGPGAAADAHELVGVARRRPDETVTPYAGVDWHEADVSAPDAIERLAGILTGADAVVHLAWLLQPNHRERVMWATNVVGLRNVLAAAASAGVPHVIVSSSVGAYSRGPKGSRVGEDWPTGGVHTSHYSRHKAANERALDEFEARHPQIVVSRVRPGLVFQRGAASEVGRLFLGAHFPTRWLGRIRTPVLPVPVQVVSQAVHADDLADAFARIIERLAGGAFNIAGEPVLDPEALAGVLGARKVIPLRLAVLRSIMWVTWKLRLQASDPGWIDIATNVPVMSTERARSVLGWEPRHSSTAALRELLDGLGDGARLPASPPLSH, via the coding sequence ATGCGCATCGTCATCGTCGGAGCGACCGGCAACATCGGCACCGCGATCCTGCGGCGACTGCACCAAGGCGGCGAAAGTCAGGGCCGCCACACGTTAGGCAGCGACATCGCCGGCCCAGGAGCGGCCGCCGACGCCCACGAGCTCGTCGGCGTCGCGCGCCGCCGCCCTGACGAGACGGTCACACCCTACGCAGGCGTCGACTGGCACGAAGCGGATGTCTCCGCGCCCGACGCCATTGAACGCCTCGCCGGCATCCTCACCGGCGCCGATGCCGTCGTGCACCTCGCCTGGCTGCTGCAGCCGAACCACCGTGAACGCGTGATGTGGGCGACCAACGTCGTCGGACTGCGCAACGTGCTGGCCGCCGCGGCATCCGCCGGCGTGCCGCACGTGATCGTGTCCTCCTCAGTGGGTGCGTACAGTCGCGGGCCGAAGGGGTCGCGCGTCGGCGAGGACTGGCCGACGGGCGGCGTGCACACCTCGCACTACAGCCGGCATAAGGCCGCCAACGAACGGGCGCTCGACGAGTTCGAGGCGAGGCATCCGCAGATCGTGGTGTCTCGCGTGCGGCCGGGGCTCGTCTTCCAGCGCGGCGCGGCGAGCGAGGTCGGGCGGCTGTTCCTCGGCGCGCACTTCCCGACGCGGTGGCTCGGGCGGATTCGAACGCCCGTGCTGCCGGTTCCCGTGCAGGTGGTGTCGCAAGCGGTGCACGCCGACGACCTCGCCGACGCGTTCGCGCGCATCATCGAGCGGCTCGCCGGCGGGGCGTTCAACATCGCGGGCGAGCCGGTGCTCGATCCCGAGGCACTCGCGGGGGTGCTCGGCGCTCGGAAGGTCATCCCGCTGCGCCTCGCGGTGCTTCGGTCGATCATGTGGGTGACGTGGAAGCTCCGCCTGCAGGCATCCGACCCGGGCTGGATCGACATCGCCACGAACGTGCCGGTGATGTCGACCGAGCGGGCGCGCTCGGTGCTCGGGTGGGAGCCCCGCCACAGTTCGACCGCGGCGCTGCGGGAGCTGCTCGATGGCCTCGGCGATGGCGCGCGGCTTCCGGCGTCGCCGCCGCTTTCGCACTGA
- a CDS encoding nucleotidyltransferase domain-containing protein, with the protein MTKTAPTSAEVVPVAEARAALSGVLREFRDRGADAAPVIIGSHRRPEAVLVPYERFVADLLGVERASSAEFERGEGHLLDDLRRRRSLVERLARANRIASVRVFGSVARGDETSSSDVDLLVEPQDDASLFDLAQFELDMESLFERPVDVVSRRSLDAVRDRAIFDEAIAL; encoded by the coding sequence ATGACCAAGACCGCACCGACCAGTGCCGAGGTCGTGCCGGTAGCTGAGGCGCGCGCCGCACTCTCGGGTGTCCTTCGCGAGTTCCGCGATCGCGGGGCGGATGCCGCCCCGGTGATCATCGGCTCGCACCGCCGACCCGAGGCGGTGCTCGTGCCCTACGAGCGATTCGTAGCAGACCTGCTCGGCGTCGAGCGTGCCTCATCAGCTGAGTTCGAGCGAGGAGAAGGCCACCTGCTCGACGATCTCCGTCGCCGCCGATCGCTCGTCGAACGCCTCGCGCGCGCCAACCGCATCGCGTCAGTCCGAGTCTTCGGTTCAGTCGCACGTGGCGACGAGACGTCGTCGAGTGACGTCGATCTCCTGGTCGAGCCGCAAGATGACGCGTCGCTGTTCGATCTCGCTCAGTTCGAACTCGACATGGAGTCACTGTTCGAACGGCCGGTTGACGTGGTCTCCCGCCGCTCGCTCGACGCCGTCCGTGATCGAGCCATATTCGACGAAGCGATCGCTCTGTGA
- a CDS encoding DUF86 domain-containing protein — translation MNATLDAAADLVARGREEFDGDPALPLAFEALSNRVGDLSKRLTAADPARFDDPMWPQAARSRDFVVHHYDRVDAHTLWITVSRSFPELRRLLERLSLSP, via the coding sequence TTGAACGCCACGCTCGACGCCGCGGCCGATTTGGTCGCCCGGGGACGCGAGGAGTTCGACGGTGACCCCGCTCTGCCGCTCGCTTTCGAGGCGCTCTCCAACCGAGTCGGCGACCTTTCGAAGCGCCTGACCGCCGCCGACCCAGCACGTTTCGACGATCCGATGTGGCCCCAGGCGGCCCGCAGCCGCGATTTTGTCGTGCACCACTACGACCGTGTCGACGCGCACACGCTCTGGATCACGGTGTCGCGGAGCTTCCCCGAGCTGCGCCGACTCCTCGAGCGCCTGTCGCTTTCGCCGTGA
- a CDS encoding DNA recombination protein RmuC produces the protein MEAIAVVISTLSLTLTVVVLIVVLRKQRVTSSNADLEILSALREEARVGWNDIRPEFTNQRTELRQLFTELDGRMATASTAQSTEFARERESRLQSSNDLRTAVHAGLGDLGEKFNASSHEALLAQGALKATVEERFEILRAANEAKLEQVRVTVEKLKTSLDEALRQNAERIQALSASNVEKHTELQASMRQELDKLRAGNETKLEQMRATVDEKLQGTLEKRLGESFELVSQRLEQVQSGLGEMKSLATDVGGLKRVLTNVKSRGTWGEVQLARQLEDLLTPEQYEQNVTIRPDSRDNVEFAIKMPGRNDDDRAIYLAIDSKFPQEDYERLLDAHDVGDKVEIETSAKALERAILSQAKSIASKYIEPPFSTDFAIMYLPTEGLFAEVARRPGLATKLQNELHVLVTGPTTLASLLNSLQMGFRTLAIEKRSSEVWQVLGAAKAEFQKYGLVWSRLEKQLQTAQNTVADAGRRTRAVERKLRNVETIELSSGGQTQLIDGIFPDGDDDEFGLDEAS, from the coding sequence GTGGAAGCGATTGCCGTTGTCATATCGACGTTGAGCCTTACCCTCACCGTTGTCGTACTCATCGTTGTCTTGCGTAAGCAGCGCGTCACGAGCTCAAACGCCGACCTGGAGATCCTTTCCGCACTGCGCGAGGAGGCCCGCGTTGGATGGAACGACATCCGACCGGAGTTCACGAACCAGCGCACCGAACTCCGCCAGCTCTTCACCGAGCTCGATGGGCGAATGGCGACCGCGTCAACGGCTCAATCCACCGAGTTCGCCCGAGAGCGTGAATCCCGTCTGCAGTCCAGCAATGACCTGCGAACTGCCGTCCACGCGGGTCTCGGTGACCTGGGCGAGAAGTTCAATGCCTCCTCACATGAAGCACTCCTCGCACAGGGAGCACTGAAAGCCACCGTTGAGGAGCGATTCGAAATACTCCGTGCTGCAAACGAGGCCAAGCTCGAACAGGTACGGGTGACCGTTGAAAAGCTGAAGACTTCGCTCGATGAGGCACTGCGCCAAAACGCAGAACGGATCCAGGCGCTCTCCGCATCGAACGTCGAGAAGCACACCGAGCTGCAGGCGTCGATGCGCCAGGAACTCGACAAGCTTCGCGCTGGCAATGAGACGAAGCTCGAGCAGATGCGAGCGACCGTCGACGAGAAGCTGCAGGGAACTCTCGAAAAGAGACTGGGCGAATCGTTCGAGCTCGTCAGCCAGCGTCTCGAACAGGTTCAGAGCGGGCTCGGAGAGATGAAGAGTCTCGCCACCGATGTGGGCGGCTTGAAGCGCGTACTCACCAATGTGAAGAGTCGAGGAACGTGGGGTGAAGTGCAGCTCGCACGACAGCTCGAGGACCTGCTGACACCCGAACAGTACGAGCAGAACGTCACGATTCGACCCGACTCCCGAGACAATGTGGAGTTTGCCATCAAGATGCCCGGTCGTAACGATGACGATCGTGCCATCTATTTGGCGATCGACTCGAAGTTTCCGCAAGAGGACTACGAACGATTGTTGGATGCCCACGACGTGGGAGACAAGGTCGAAATCGAAACCTCAGCGAAGGCGCTCGAGCGCGCAATCCTGTCACAGGCAAAATCAATCGCGTCCAAGTACATCGAGCCGCCGTTCAGCACCGACTTCGCAATCATGTACTTGCCAACTGAGGGCCTGTTCGCGGAAGTGGCGCGACGCCCTGGCCTCGCGACAAAACTGCAGAACGAGCTCCACGTCTTGGTAACTGGCCCAACAACGCTCGCTTCTCTCCTCAATAGTCTGCAGATGGGCTTCCGGACCTTGGCGATCGAGAAGCGAAGTTCTGAGGTATGGCAGGTTCTCGGAGCCGCAAAGGCCGAATTCCAGAAGTATGGGTTGGTCTGGTCGAGGCTCGAGAAGCAACTTCAGACCGCGCAGAACACCGTCGCTGACGCGGGACGCCGAACTCGAGCGGTGGAGCGAAAGCTGCGCAACGTCGAGACGATCGAGCTCAGCTCTGGCGGGCAGACTCAGCTGATCGATGGGATCTTCCCGGATGGAGACGATGACGAATTCGGACTCGACGAGGCGAGCTGA
- a CDS encoding DEAD/DEAH box helicase family protein, with protein sequence MGNFDFVRATVPSLHDDCARAESYLSSDPRSACFYSRRVIERLVDYLYDVLSLRAPYRDDLAAKISDAAFRTEVPPRITQKLTAIRRIANTAVHDSRQIGADVSLAVLRELLHVAVWASYHHSARPDVVPLRAEFDPALAAKAAPLSREEITRLAAKFREQDEAHARALAEKDDRLAAHEAQITELQERIAAAQASVAPDTREYDEAAARDLFIDVLLHEAGWPLDQDRDREYEVTGMPNAGGSGFVDYVLWGADGLPLAVVEAKRTSKSPEIGQQQAKLYADRLEAQFGRRPVIFFTNGYEHRIWDDAGGYPPRETQGFYTSDELELLIQRRQTKSALSMAEVNTDIAGRPYQVRAIKAVGDVFDRRQREALLVMATGSGKTRTTIALVDLLQKANWVKRVLFLADRTALVRQAANALKENLPGSTTVNLVTEKAAEGRVYVSTYPTMMNLINADGEGKRRFGPGHFDLIVIDEAHRSVYAKYGAIFDFFDAMLVGLTATPKDEVDHNTYRLFHLEDGIPTDNYSLDEAVDAGYLVPPKGISVGTKFLRSGIRYNELSEEEKYEWDALDWGEDGAPEEIGAEELNRFLFNEDTVDKVLETLMTQGYKVAGNDRLGKTIIFAKNQKHAEFIQKRFDIAFPELAGRFARVITHGTPYAQSLIDDFSIKDKAPHIAISVDMLDTGIDVPEVLNLVFFKTVHSKSKFWQMIGRGTRLCPDVFDPGQDKQDFLVFDFCGNLEYFSQDFPGSQGQTQKSLSQRIFEARLGLVTTLGESDPELRVSTVSTLHEIVAGMTLDNFMVRPHRRTVEKYSDAKAWTSATREDSGALLTLAGLPSTVRDNDEDAKRFDLLILRRQLAQLEGDAVIAERVRETIQQIASTLVGKTTIPSVAEQAVLLESVAGDDWWIDVTLPLLELARLRVRGLVRFIEKTVRNPVYTDFEDTLGEGVEVVLPRVTPGTNFERFRSKAEAYLREHLDNVALQRLRRNRQLTPDDLTELEGMLVASGGQPVDIVWATEQGGLGLFVRQLVGLDRSTAIEAFEGYLDSTRFTADQVRFVSLIVDELTKNGVMEPGRLFESPYTDHAPTGPDYVFPSSDIEVIVGTLRHIKETAVPSVA encoded by the coding sequence ATGGGGAATTTCGACTTCGTTCGAGCGACAGTGCCGTCGCTACACGACGATTGCGCCCGCGCTGAGTCGTATTTGTCGTCGGATCCCCGGTCTGCCTGCTTCTACAGCCGCCGTGTCATCGAGAGGCTTGTCGATTACCTCTACGACGTGCTCTCACTGCGGGCGCCCTACCGCGACGATCTCGCGGCCAAGATCAGCGACGCGGCCTTCAGGACCGAAGTGCCGCCGCGCATCACGCAGAAGCTGACGGCTATCCGCCGCATCGCCAACACGGCGGTGCATGACAGCCGCCAGATTGGCGCAGACGTGTCACTTGCCGTTCTGCGTGAACTGTTACACGTCGCCGTATGGGCGTCGTACCACCATTCCGCTCGCCCTGACGTCGTCCCGCTGCGGGCGGAGTTCGATCCAGCCCTGGCGGCAAAGGCGGCGCCCCTGTCTCGCGAGGAGATCACTCGCCTCGCGGCGAAGTTCCGCGAGCAGGACGAAGCTCACGCCCGCGCTCTAGCGGAGAAGGACGATCGCCTCGCCGCGCACGAGGCACAGATCACGGAGCTGCAGGAGCGGATCGCAGCCGCCCAGGCATCTGTCGCCCCCGACACTCGCGAGTACGACGAAGCTGCCGCGCGCGATCTCTTCATCGACGTCTTGCTCCATGAAGCAGGCTGGCCACTGGACCAGGATCGTGACCGTGAGTACGAAGTCACCGGCATGCCCAACGCCGGCGGCTCGGGATTTGTCGACTACGTACTGTGGGGGGCTGACGGCCTGCCGCTGGCGGTCGTGGAGGCCAAGCGCACATCGAAGTCGCCAGAGATCGGTCAGCAGCAGGCGAAGTTGTATGCCGATCGTCTCGAGGCGCAGTTCGGTCGCCGCCCGGTGATCTTCTTCACTAACGGGTACGAGCACCGGATCTGGGATGATGCTGGAGGTTACCCTCCCCGGGAGACCCAGGGCTTCTATACCTCCGACGAACTTGAGCTTCTCATCCAGCGCCGGCAGACGAAATCGGCGCTGTCCATGGCAGAGGTAAACACGGATATCGCGGGCCGCCCGTATCAGGTGCGCGCCATCAAGGCCGTTGGAGACGTCTTCGATCGTAGGCAGCGGGAGGCGCTGTTGGTCATGGCGACCGGGTCGGGCAAGACGCGCACCACCATCGCGCTCGTCGACCTGCTGCAGAAGGCGAACTGGGTCAAACGGGTGCTGTTCCTTGCCGATCGCACCGCGCTCGTTAGGCAAGCCGCCAACGCATTAAAGGAGAATCTGCCCGGGTCCACCACCGTGAATCTCGTCACCGAAAAGGCCGCCGAGGGACGCGTCTACGTCTCGACCTATCCGACGATGATGAACCTCATCAACGCGGACGGCGAGGGAAAACGGCGGTTCGGACCGGGACACTTCGACCTCATCGTGATCGACGAGGCTCACCGATCCGTATACGCGAAGTACGGCGCGATCTTCGACTTCTTCGACGCCATGCTCGTGGGGCTGACAGCGACGCCGAAAGACGAGGTCGACCACAACACCTACCGTCTGTTCCACCTTGAAGACGGAATCCCAACCGATAACTACTCCCTCGACGAAGCCGTCGACGCTGGCTACCTCGTCCCGCCGAAGGGAATCAGCGTCGGCACCAAGTTCCTCCGCTCCGGCATCCGGTACAACGAACTCAGCGAAGAGGAGAAGTACGAGTGGGACGCCCTCGACTGGGGCGAGGACGGCGCGCCCGAGGAGATCGGCGCTGAGGAACTCAACCGATTCCTCTTCAACGAAGACACCGTCGATAAGGTGCTCGAGACCCTTATGACACAGGGGTACAAGGTTGCCGGCAACGACCGGCTGGGCAAGACGATCATCTTCGCGAAGAATCAGAAGCACGCCGAGTTCATTCAGAAGCGATTCGACATCGCCTTCCCCGAACTTGCCGGACGCTTCGCCCGCGTGATCACCCACGGCACCCCCTACGCGCAATCCCTCATCGACGACTTCTCAATCAAGGACAAGGCCCCGCACATTGCGATTAGCGTCGACATGCTCGACACCGGCATCGATGTCCCTGAGGTGCTCAACCTCGTGTTCTTCAAGACAGTCCACTCGAAGTCGAAGTTCTGGCAGATGATCGGTCGCGGCACCAGGCTGTGCCCCGACGTGTTCGATCCGGGCCAGGACAAGCAGGATTTCCTCGTCTTCGACTTCTGCGGCAATCTCGAGTACTTCAGCCAGGATTTTCCCGGCTCGCAAGGCCAGACACAGAAGTCCCTGTCTCAGCGGATCTTCGAAGCACGCCTCGGGCTCGTCACCACCCTCGGGGAATCGGACCCGGAGCTTCGCGTGTCGACTGTGTCCACGTTGCACGAGATCGTCGCCGGCATGACCCTCGACAATTTCATGGTGCGTCCGCATCGACGGACCGTCGAGAAGTACTCAGACGCCAAGGCATGGACATCCGCGACTCGTGAGGACTCGGGCGCGCTGTTGACCCTGGCCGGCCTCCCGTCCACTGTTCGAGACAACGATGAGGACGCCAAGCGGTTCGACCTGCTGATCCTGCGCCGCCAGCTCGCGCAACTTGAGGGCGACGCCGTGATCGCGGAACGGGTGCGAGAGACCATCCAGCAGATCGCATCCACTCTCGTTGGCAAGACGACAATCCCGTCCGTTGCCGAACAAGCGGTGCTGCTGGAATCGGTGGCAGGCGACGATTGGTGGATCGACGTCACCCTCCCACTGCTCGAGCTCGCGCGCCTGCGCGTCCGCGGATTGGTGCGCTTCATCGAGAAGACCGTCCGCAACCCCGTGTACACCGACTTCGAAGACACCCTCGGCGAAGGTGTCGAGGTGGTACTGCCTCGGGTGACACCTGGCACGAATTTCGAACGCTTCCGCTCCAAGGCCGAGGCCTATCTCCGCGAACACCTCGACAATGTCGCGCTGCAGCGCCTTCGACGCAACAGGCAACTTACACCCGACGACCTCACCGAGTTGGAGGGGATGCTGGTCGCTTCCGGCGGCCAGCCGGTAGACATCGTCTGGGCCACCGAGCAGGGCGGGCTCGGGCTATTCGTCCGACAGTTGGTTGGACTCGACCGCTCCACTGCCATCGAGGCGTTCGAGGGCTACCTGGACAGCACGCGGTTCACGGCCGATCAGGTCCGCTTCGTGAGCCTCATAGTCGACGAACTGACGAAGAACGGCGTCATGGAACCAGGCCGCCTCTTCGAGTCTCCTTACACCGACCACGCTCCGACCGGCCCGGACTACGTATTCCCCAGCAGCGACATCGAGGTCATCGTGGGCACACTGCGCCATATCAAGGAGACCGCCGTACCAAGCGTGGCGTGA